In one window of Frigoriglobus tundricola DNA:
- a CDS encoding response regulator, translated as MTKLVLTRTGYTVLEAADGLEALALVEKYREPIHLLLTDLVMPHMSGREVADRVLALRPDVRVLFMSGYTEDATVMRSVESAAAHFLHKPFTIAVLTQKVRAVLDAPAAAPGT; from the coding sequence ATGACCAAACTCGTTCTGACCCGGACCGGCTACACGGTACTCGAAGCGGCGGACGGGCTGGAGGCCCTGGCGCTCGTCGAAAAATATCGGGAGCCGATCCACCTGTTGCTGACGGACCTGGTCATGCCGCACATGAGCGGCCGCGAGGTGGCCGACCGGGTGCTCGCGCTCCGGCCGGACGTCCGGGTGCTGTTCATGTCGGGCTACACCGAAGACGCCACGGTGATGAGGTCCGTTGAGTCCGCGGCCGCCCACTTTCTGCACAAGCCGTTCACCATTGCGGTTCTCACCCAAAAGGTGCGCGCGGTTCTGGACGCGCCGGCGGCCGCGCCCGGCACGTGA
- a CDS encoding alkaline phosphatase D family protein, whose amino-acid sequence MRSRFLAGSVLAVALTLAPARGDDPKLVTKIAFGSCVDQAKPVPIFDAMAATRPDLLLLTGDNIYADLDRARKVTPDVIREKYQLMAKVPGFIKLKAASGQVLATWDDHDYGKNDAGAEWEHKDGAQKEFHDFFGTPPDDPRRQQKGVYHARVFGPVGKRVQVILLDTRYFRSPLKRGAADPKTRVTPYVPNTDEGATVLGDEQWKWLEEQLKKPAEVRLLVSSIQVVADEHPFEKWANFPKEREKLYALLNSTRANGVLILSGDRHLADVSVDTKSIGYPLYDATSSGFNQASKTWRAPEKNSYRVAGMPYGDNFGLVTIDWSGADPRLTVQIRDEDGDTTCGFKVRLGTLKGAGPPVKLPDGVLSPADAAKKTGGTVTVQFVVRSVGGKANLYLNSDPDYRAKDNFAVVVPVKLQTGKWEKAGADTFLGKTVRATGKVNTNKQGAVQLEVTEEKDLEIVKQ is encoded by the coding sequence ATGCGCTCCCGTTTTCTCGCCGGCTCGGTACTCGCGGTCGCACTGACGCTCGCTCCCGCACGCGGCGACGACCCGAAACTCGTCACCAAGATCGCGTTCGGCTCGTGCGTCGATCAGGCCAAGCCGGTGCCGATATTCGACGCGATGGCCGCGACCCGGCCCGACCTCCTGTTACTCACGGGCGACAACATCTACGCCGACCTCGACCGGGCACGCAAAGTCACGCCCGACGTGATCCGCGAGAAGTACCAACTGATGGCGAAGGTGCCGGGGTTCATCAAACTCAAGGCCGCCAGCGGGCAGGTCCTCGCGACCTGGGACGACCACGACTACGGCAAGAACGACGCCGGCGCCGAGTGGGAACACAAGGACGGCGCCCAGAAGGAGTTCCACGACTTCTTCGGCACGCCCCCGGACGACCCGCGGCGCCAACAAAAGGGCGTGTACCACGCCCGCGTGTTCGGCCCGGTCGGCAAGCGCGTTCAGGTCATCCTGCTCGACACGCGGTACTTCCGCAGCCCGCTGAAGAGGGGCGCGGCCGATCCCAAAACCCGCGTCACGCCGTACGTGCCGAACACCGACGAGGGGGCGACGGTACTCGGTGACGAGCAGTGGAAGTGGCTCGAGGAGCAGCTCAAGAAGCCCGCCGAAGTGCGGTTGCTCGTGTCGAGCATTCAGGTGGTCGCGGACGAACACCCGTTCGAGAAGTGGGCGAACTTCCCCAAGGAACGGGAGAAGCTGTACGCCCTCCTGAACAGCACGCGGGCCAACGGCGTGCTGATCCTCAGCGGCGACCGGCACCTTGCCGACGTGTCCGTCGATACGAAGTCCATCGGGTACCCGCTCTACGACGCCACCAGCAGCGGGTTCAACCAAGCGTCGAAGACCTGGCGCGCACCGGAGAAGAACTCGTACCGCGTTGCTGGAATGCCTTACGGCGACAACTTCGGGCTCGTCACGATCGACTGGAGCGGCGCCGATCCGCGGCTCACGGTTCAGATCCGCGACGAGGACGGCGACACCACGTGCGGCTTCAAGGTGCGGCTCGGCACACTGAAGGGCGCCGGCCCGCCGGTCAAATTGCCCGACGGTGTTCTCAGCCCGGCCGACGCGGCGAAGAAGACCGGCGGGACCGTGACGGTTCAGTTCGTCGTTCGGTCCGTGGGCGGCAAAGCGAACCTGTACTTGAACTCGGACCCGGACTACCGGGCGAAGGACAACTTCGCCGTGGTGGTGCCGGTGAAGCTGCAAACGGGCAAATGGGAGAAGGCCGGTGCGGACACGTTCCTGGGCAAGACCGTGCGCGCGACCGGCAAGGTTAACACGAACAAACAAGGGGCGGTGCAACTCGAGGTCACCGAAGAGAAAGATCTGGAGATCGTAAAGCAGTAA
- a CDS encoding HD domain-containing phosphohydrolase, with amino-acid sequence MRALLPFLPHSVLPRPCPPRPVATGRPGSSADPGSHPTAHTAPSRVLIVDDQPDIRRLCRIALGAEGLLCDEAGDGPDAVALAAGRPYDLVLLDVDLPGYSGEEVLRRLRQHPPTRHLKVIMFSGAASGDDLSRIMLAGADDFVTKPFSVVQLRARVKTALRLKDAQDRSDVLNRELLTVNAELEQSLEARDGELIHARNGLVLALAKIVEHRSTETGKHLLRLQRYVRVLAEETAALPAFAPVLDAHLIRALEDAAPLHDIGKAALPDYILNKPGPLDPGERLLMEAHTTIGADTLHEVCRQHPFATAFLRVATDIARSHHERWDGTGYPDRLAGGDIPLVARLVAITDVYDALRSRRVYKPGLSHHTAVLTMTEGSPGHFDPALLEVFRRIAPQFDRIFRDHGE; translated from the coding sequence ATGCGGGCGCTGCTGCCGTTCCTGCCGCACTCGGTCCTCCCCCGCCCGTGCCCCCCGCGCCCCGTCGCGACCGGGCGCCCCGGGTCCTCCGCGGACCCCGGTTCGCACCCCACGGCGCACACCGCCCCGTCCCGGGTGCTGATCGTGGACGACCAGCCGGACATCCGCCGGCTGTGCCGGATCGCGCTCGGCGCGGAGGGGCTGCTGTGCGACGAGGCCGGCGACGGGCCGGACGCGGTGGCGCTGGCCGCCGGGCGCCCGTACGACCTCGTCCTGCTCGACGTGGACCTGCCGGGCTACAGCGGCGAGGAGGTGCTCCGCCGGCTCCGCCAGCACCCGCCCACGCGGCACCTGAAGGTGATCATGTTCTCCGGCGCCGCCAGCGGGGACGACCTCTCCCGCATCATGCTCGCCGGGGCCGACGACTTCGTCACCAAGCCGTTCAGCGTGGTGCAGCTCCGCGCCCGGGTGAAGACCGCGCTGCGGCTGAAGGACGCCCAGGACCGGTCCGACGTGCTCAACCGCGAGCTGCTCACGGTGAACGCGGAACTGGAGCAGTCGCTCGAGGCCCGGGACGGGGAGCTGATCCACGCCCGCAACGGGCTGGTGCTGGCGCTGGCGAAGATCGTGGAGCACCGCTCGACCGAGACCGGCAAGCACCTGCTCCGGCTCCAGCGGTACGTGCGGGTGCTGGCGGAGGAGACGGCGGCGCTGCCGGCCTTCGCCCCGGTGCTGGACGCCCACCTGATCCGCGCCCTCGAGGACGCCGCCCCGCTCCACGACATCGGCAAGGCGGCGCTGCCCGACTACATCCTGAACAAGCCCGGCCCGCTCGACCCCGGCGAGCGGCTGCTCATGGAGGCGCACACCACCATCGGCGCGGACACGCTCCACGAGGTGTGCCGGCAGCACCCGTTCGCCACCGCCTTCTTGCGCGTCGCCACGGACATCGCCCGGAGCCACCACGAGCGCTGGGACGGCACCGGCTACCCCGACCGCCTCGCCGGCGGCGACATCCCGCTGGTCGCCCGGCTGGTCGCGATCACCGACGTGTACGACGCCCTCCGGAGCCGCCGCGTGTACAAGCCGGGGCTGTCGCACCACACCGCCGTGCTGACCATGACCGAGGGCTCGCCCGGCCACTTCGACCCGGCGCTGTTGGAAGTGTTCCGCCGCATCGCCCCGCAGTTCGACCGCATCTTCCGCGACCACGGCGAGTGA
- a CDS encoding PAS domain S-box protein: MGTPPPFRARPAVRFGAVALAYFLASLVGLVFVVRPEHLSVFGPASGLLLGYLLVTGRRHWGGAALAAFAGNLCANLAWGHAPGVSAGFAVVSAGEPLLTAWALERLRRGPLRLDATRDVLWLFAGPLVVCAATALVGAGVTVLGPGAPSYWSVWTVWWLVDAFGAILFAALVLAWCAPDARWDWTRPRVFESGALVALVALVDWVIFVSDLPARGGVPALRYPVFPLLLWVTLRSDLRGTSVAVVITALIATWGALTNLAPAGLSGASAADRIIVTQGFTACVCLTSLVLGTALRERRAAEAELRGQKNVLRAVLDSMGDGVLVADATGRVLLTNVAFERLYGATAGARTAAPADWSWAHGLYRPDGTTPYPREHLPLSRALRGEACDDVRLVVVTGAHPDGVCVSVTGRPMVGATGRTEGGVVAIRDVTPAVRAEAALRESEQRFRAIFHAQFQFIGLMAPDGTLLEANRAALTSAGASEGDFLGEPFWETKWWTHDPAQQERLRAAVARAAAGQQDRFEASHPTPSGELVWVDFSLTPFRDETGAVVLLIPEGRDITDRKRMEDELVATRDRMRLLLESTGEGIYGIDSDGRCTFVNRAAAAALGYEPAAVIGRNMHELLHHSRPDGSPYPVSECPIFRAFRSGACCRVADEVFWHRDGRAVPVEYSSFPLIERGAPVGAVVAFRDSTDRRRGEEELREAAAFNRSVLDALSAHIAVVDRTGAVTAINRAWERFAEDNPTAEGGVVRAGIGTSYLDACDRGAERGCADAQVAGSGIREVLAGGGPWSGLEYECHGPAGPQWFSMSVTPLGTARGGAVISHTNVTARKRAEEAVRESEERFRSAFEFAAIGMALVAPGGRWLQVNRALCDLLGYSEPELLRSDFQAVTHPGDLDADLTFLKQTLDGTIRAYQMEKRYLHKGGHIVPVLLSVSLVRDAAGHPLYFISQIQDVSKRKEAERALRVSEERFRLIIGGVTDHAIFMLDPTGHVASWNAGAERIKGFTADEILGRHFSAFYPPDRVAAGHPRSELAAAAEAGHYSEEGERVRKDGSRFWAAVTVSTLRDDSGRHLGFVKVVQDVTERRRAEEALRASEERYRSVVESLAEGVVLQNAAGTIIAANERAGEILGLTRDQITGRSSLDPAWGAVREDGAPFPGTEHPAMVALRTGRPVFNVVMGVRKPAGGQSWMTINAVPIRRTGTRDDGAVVASFHDITEARQLHQRVRASLREKEVLLKEIHHRVKNNLQIVSTLLDLQSEHTRDARALEMFRESRERVKSMAIIHERLYRSEDLARVNFGDYVRQLAFSLYRTYKTSDADVRLEVDASAPPLTIDVAMPCGLLLNELLSNCLKHAFVGTGRGTIRVTLFQTGDGTNVLSVGDDGAGLPPGINVRNTGSFGLQLVNTLAEQLGSTLEVNTDRGTVFTVRFTKQ; encoded by the coding sequence ATCGGCACGCCACCCCCTTTCCGCGCCCGCCCGGCAGTCCGCTTCGGCGCGGTCGCCCTCGCGTACTTCCTCGCCTCGCTGGTGGGCCTGGTGTTCGTCGTCCGCCCCGAACACCTGTCGGTGTTCGGGCCGGCGAGCGGGCTCCTGCTCGGGTACCTGCTCGTCACGGGTCGGCGGCACTGGGGCGGTGCGGCCCTCGCCGCGTTCGCCGGGAACCTGTGCGCGAACCTCGCGTGGGGACACGCGCCGGGCGTCAGCGCGGGCTTCGCGGTGGTGAGCGCCGGCGAACCGCTCCTCACGGCGTGGGCGCTCGAGCGGCTCCGGCGCGGGCCGCTGCGCCTCGACGCCACCCGCGACGTGCTCTGGCTGTTCGCCGGCCCGCTCGTGGTGTGCGCGGCGACCGCGCTCGTTGGGGCGGGGGTCACGGTGCTCGGGCCGGGCGCCCCGTCGTACTGGTCGGTGTGGACGGTCTGGTGGCTGGTCGATGCGTTCGGAGCGATCCTGTTCGCCGCGCTCGTGCTGGCGTGGTGCGCCCCCGACGCCCGGTGGGACTGGACCCGGCCGCGGGTGTTCGAATCCGGGGCGCTCGTCGCGCTCGTCGCGCTCGTCGACTGGGTCATCTTCGTGTCCGACCTCCCCGCGCGCGGGGGCGTCCCGGCGCTGCGCTACCCGGTGTTCCCGCTTCTGCTCTGGGTGACCCTCCGTTCGGACCTCCGGGGGACGTCGGTCGCCGTCGTGATCACGGCCCTGATCGCGACCTGGGGCGCGCTCACGAACCTGGCCCCGGCGGGCCTCTCGGGCGCGTCCGCGGCCGACCGGATCATCGTCACCCAGGGGTTCACGGCGTGTGTCTGCCTCACGTCCCTGGTACTCGGCACCGCCCTGCGGGAGCGGCGGGCGGCGGAGGCCGAACTGCGCGGGCAGAAGAACGTCCTCCGGGCGGTCCTCGACAGCATGGGCGATGGGGTCCTGGTCGCCGATGCGACCGGTCGGGTCCTTTTGACGAACGTCGCGTTCGAGCGCCTGTACGGGGCCACGGCCGGGGCGCGGACCGCCGCGCCCGCCGACTGGTCCTGGGCGCACGGCCTGTACCGACCCGATGGCACGACGCCCTATCCGCGCGAACACCTGCCCCTGTCTCGGGCCCTCCGCGGGGAGGCGTGTGACGACGTCCGGCTGGTGGTGGTGACCGGCGCGCACCCGGACGGCGTCTGCGTCAGCGTCACGGGGCGGCCGATGGTCGGGGCGACCGGCCGCACCGAGGGCGGGGTCGTTGCGATCCGCGACGTGACCCCCGCCGTTCGAGCGGAAGCGGCCCTCCGGGAGAGCGAGCAGCGGTTCCGGGCCATCTTCCACGCGCAGTTCCAGTTCATCGGACTGATGGCCCCGGACGGTACCCTGCTGGAGGCAAACCGGGCCGCCCTGACCTCCGCCGGGGCGAGCGAGGGGGACTTTCTGGGGGAGCCGTTCTGGGAGACGAAGTGGTGGACCCACGACCCCGCGCAGCAGGAGCGGCTCCGGGCGGCCGTCGCGCGGGCCGCGGCGGGCCAGCAGGACCGGTTCGAAGCGTCCCATCCGACACCGTCCGGCGAACTCGTCTGGGTCGATTTCAGCCTCACCCCGTTCCGCGATGAGACCGGGGCGGTCGTGCTGCTGATCCCCGAGGGCCGGGACATCACCGACCGCAAGCGGATGGAGGACGAACTGGTTGCGACCCGGGACCGGATGCGGCTGTTGCTGGAGTCCACCGGCGAGGGGATTTACGGGATCGATTCCGACGGGCGCTGCACGTTCGTGAACCGGGCCGCGGCCGCCGCGCTCGGGTACGAGCCGGCCGCGGTCATCGGCCGAAACATGCACGAGTTGCTCCACCACTCGCGCCCCGACGGGTCCCCGTACCCAGTGAGCGAGTGCCCGATCTTCCGGGCGTTCCGATCGGGCGCCTGTTGCCGGGTCGCGGACGAAGTGTTCTGGCACCGGGACGGCCGGGCCGTTCCGGTCGAATACTCGTCGTTCCCGCTGATCGAGCGGGGCGCCCCGGTCGGTGCGGTCGTCGCGTTCCGGGACAGCACCGACCGGCGCCGCGGCGAGGAAGAGCTGCGCGAAGCGGCGGCGTTCAACCGGAGCGTTCTGGACGCGCTCTCGGCCCACATTGCGGTGGTGGACCGGACCGGGGCCGTCACCGCGATCAACCGGGCCTGGGAGCGGTTCGCGGAGGACAATCCGACCGCCGAGGGGGGCGTGGTCCGCGCGGGGATCGGAACGAGCTATCTGGACGCGTGCGACCGCGGCGCCGAGCGGGGGTGTGCGGACGCGCAAGTGGCCGGGTCCGGGATCCGGGAGGTGCTCGCCGGGGGCGGCCCCTGGTCGGGGCTGGAGTACGAGTGCCACGGTCCGGCCGGGCCGCAGTGGTTCTCGATGAGCGTCACCCCGCTCGGGACGGCGCGCGGCGGGGCGGTCATTTCGCACACGAACGTCACGGCGCGCAAGCGCGCCGAAGAAGCGGTCCGGGAGAGCGAGGAGCGGTTCCGCAGTGCGTTCGAGTTCGCCGCCATCGGGATGGCGCTGGTCGCCCCCGGCGGCCGGTGGCTCCAGGTGAACCGGGCGCTGTGCGACCTGTTGGGCTACAGCGAACCGGAGTTGCTGCGCTCCGACTTCCAGGCCGTCACCCACCCGGGCGACCTCGACGCCGACCTGACGTTCCTCAAGCAGACGCTCGACGGGACGATCCGGGCGTACCAGATGGAGAAGCGGTACCTTCACAAGGGGGGGCACATCGTCCCCGTCCTGTTGTCCGTCTCGCTCGTCCGCGACGCGGCGGGGCACCCGCTGTACTTCATCTCGCAGATCCAGGACGTCTCGAAGCGGAAAGAGGCCGAACGGGCGCTGCGGGTCAGCGAGGAACGGTTCCGGCTGATCATCGGGGGCGTCACGGACCACGCCATTTTCATGCTCGACCCGACCGGGCACGTCGCCAGTTGGAACGCCGGGGCGGAACGCATCAAGGGGTTCACCGCGGACGAGATCCTCGGGCGGCACTTCTCCGCCTTCTACCCCCCCGACCGGGTGGCGGCCGGGCACCCGCGGTCCGAACTGGCGGCGGCCGCGGAGGCGGGCCATTACAGCGAGGAGGGCGAGCGGGTGCGCAAGGACGGGTCGCGGTTCTGGGCCGCGGTGACCGTCTCCACCCTGCGCGACGACTCCGGCCGGCACCTCGGGTTCGTCAAGGTCGTACAGGACGTGACCGAGCGGCGGCGGGCCGAGGAGGCCCTGCGGGCGAGCGAGGAGCGGTACCGGTCCGTGGTGGAATCGCTGGCCGAGGGGGTCGTGCTCCAGAACGCCGCCGGCACCATCATCGCGGCCAACGAGCGGGCGGGCGAGATCCTCGGCCTGACCCGGGACCAGATCACCGGGCGCTCGTCCCTGGACCCCGCGTGGGGGGCGGTCCGCGAGGACGGGGCGCCGTTCCCCGGCACCGAGCACCCGGCGATGGTCGCGCTCCGCACGGGGCGGCCCGTGTTCAACGTGGTCATGGGGGTGCGCAAACCGGCCGGCGGGCAGAGCTGGATGACGATCAACGCCGTTCCCATCCGCCGCACCGGCACGCGCGACGACGGCGCCGTGGTCGCCTCGTTCCACGACATCACCGAGGCCCGCCAGTTGCACCAGCGCGTCCGCGCGTCGCTGCGCGAGAAGGAGGTGCTGCTCAAGGAGATCCACCACCGGGTCAAGAACAACCTGCAGATCGTGTCCACCCTGCTCGACCTCCAGTCCGAGCACACGCGGGACGCCCGGGCGCTCGAAATGTTCCGGGAGAGCCGGGAGCGGGTCAAATCGATGGCGATCATTCACGAGCGCCTGTACCGGTCCGAGGACCTGGCCCGCGTCAACTTCGGCGACTACGTCCGGCAGCTCGCGTTCAGCTTGTACCGGACGTACAAGACGTCCGACGCCGACGTTCGGCTCGAAGTCGACGCGTCCGCCCCGCCGCTCACCATCGACGTCGCCATGCCCTGCGGGCTGCTGCTGAACGAGTTGCTGTCGAACTGCCTCAAGCACGCCTTCGTCGGGACCGGCCGGGGAACGATCCGGGTGACCCTGTTCCAGACCGGGGACGGGACGAACGTCCTCAGCGTGGGGGACGACGGGGCCGGCCTGCCCCCGGGAATCAATGTCCGCAACACCGGGTCGTTCGGCCTACAATTGGTGAACACGCTGGCCGAGCAACTCGGCAGCACGCTCGAAGTGAACACCGACCGCGGGACCGTCTTCACCGTCCGGTTCACGAAACAGTGA
- a CDS encoding ATP-binding response regulator encodes MSPATVLIVEDERIIAKGLEKRLKGLGYAVAGSVATGADAVRAAVELRPDIVLMDINLGTGMDGIEAAGLVRARARVPVVFLTAFSDDATIQRAKLTEPFGYVLKPYEDKDLQTAIEIGLYKHRADRRVAENEQWLAATLGSIGDGVIATDERGRVRFLNALAEHLTGWAQAEALGRDVGEVFRVVAEADRGPVPNPALEALAHGRPTALAAGAVLIDRAGGERPVDDSAAPIRDAAGNVSGAVLVFRDVTERRRLEAHLRQAQKMEAVGRLAGGIAHDFNNIMTVITGFSEVLRNDDLPAEQRHEFLSHIAAAGEQAAALTRQIMAFSRKQMLVPCVLDLNVVVRRMEAMIERLVGSDVVLATDLAPDLGAVNADPTQVAQVLLNLAANARDAMPKPGGGRLTIATANVDFARPPAAHPGLVPGRYAALSVTDTGAGMPPDVLAQVFEPFFTTKEFGQGTGLGLATVYGIVTQSGGHIDAASAPGRGTTFRVLLPVCAAPPPAPARGRSPPGRAVKRRS; translated from the coding sequence ATGTCCCCGGCCACTGTGCTCATCGTCGAGGACGAGCGGATCATCGCCAAGGGGCTCGAGAAGCGCCTGAAGGGGCTCGGGTACGCGGTGGCCGGTTCGGTCGCGACCGGGGCGGACGCGGTCCGGGCGGCGGTCGAGCTGCGCCCCGACATCGTCCTGATGGACATCAACCTCGGAACGGGCATGGACGGCATCGAGGCCGCCGGGCTCGTCCGGGCCCGCGCCCGCGTGCCCGTGGTGTTCCTGACCGCGTTCTCGGACGACGCGACCATCCAGCGGGCGAAGCTGACCGAGCCGTTCGGGTACGTGCTGAAACCGTACGAGGACAAGGACCTCCAGACCGCGATCGAGATCGGGCTGTACAAGCACCGGGCGGACCGCCGCGTGGCGGAGAACGAGCAGTGGCTCGCCGCCACGCTCGGCAGCATCGGCGACGGGGTGATCGCCACCGACGAGCGGGGCCGGGTCCGGTTCCTGAACGCGCTGGCCGAGCACCTGACCGGCTGGGCGCAGGCGGAGGCCCTGGGGAGGGACGTGGGCGAGGTGTTCCGGGTCGTGGCCGAGGCGGACCGCGGGCCGGTCCCGAACCCCGCGCTCGAGGCGCTGGCACACGGGCGCCCCACCGCCCTGGCCGCGGGCGCCGTCCTCATCGACCGGGCCGGGGGCGAGCGGCCCGTCGACGACAGCGCGGCCCCGATCCGCGACGCCGCGGGCAACGTGTCCGGGGCGGTGCTCGTGTTCCGCGACGTCACCGAGCGCCGCCGCCTCGAAGCGCACCTGCGCCAGGCCCAGAAGATGGAGGCGGTGGGGCGCCTGGCGGGCGGCATCGCCCACGACTTCAACAACATCATGACCGTGATTACGGGCTTCAGCGAGGTGCTGCGGAACGACGACCTCCCGGCCGAACAGCGGCACGAGTTCCTGAGCCACATCGCCGCGGCGGGGGAGCAGGCCGCGGCCCTGACGCGGCAGATCATGGCGTTCAGCCGCAAGCAGATGCTCGTCCCGTGCGTCCTGGACCTGAACGTCGTGGTGCGGCGCATGGAGGCGATGATCGAGCGGCTGGTCGGGTCGGACGTCGTCCTCGCGACGGACCTCGCGCCGGACCTGGGGGCCGTGAACGCCGATCCGACGCAGGTCGCCCAGGTCCTTCTGAACCTGGCCGCCAACGCCCGCGACGCGATGCCGAAGCCCGGCGGCGGGCGGCTCACGATCGCGACGGCCAACGTCGATTTCGCCCGCCCGCCCGCCGCGCACCCGGGGCTGGTGCCGGGCCGGTACGCGGCCCTCTCGGTCACCGACACCGGCGCGGGCATGCCCCCGGACGTGCTGGCTCAGGTGTTCGAGCCGTTCTTCACCACGAAAGAGTTCGGGCAGGGGACCGGGCTGGGCCTGGCCACGGTGTACGGGATCGTCACCCAGAGCGGGGGCCACATCGACGCCGCGAGCGCCCCCGGGCGCGGAACGACGTTCCGCGTCCTCCTGCCGGTCTGTGCCGCCCCGCCCCCGGCGCCGGCCCGGGGGCGGTCGCCCCCGGGCCGCGCGGTCAAGAGACGGTCCTGA
- a CDS encoding DUF4058 family protein — protein sequence MPSPFPGMDPYLENAKLWPAFQHQLLACLYQILLPGLVDRYRARVGTRAYVSETPLFTSIIREQYTEEFIEIRNRTDGKLVTLLEVVSPANKTTPAGRQAYLDARQQAVHQRAGIVEIDLVMQGKPTLTYSRDGLPEYDYAVTVTRSNAPDRYEIYTATLQKRLPKFKLPLAADDRDALLDLQAAFVRAYDLGTFGTQINYKGPPPPDVPFTAEYKTWADELLKQMKLR from the coding sequence ATGCCCAGTCCGTTTCCGGGAATGGACCCCTACCTCGAAAACGCCAAGCTGTGGCCGGCGTTCCAGCACCAGCTGCTCGCGTGCCTGTACCAGATCCTCCTCCCCGGACTCGTGGACCGGTACCGCGCCCGGGTCGGGACCCGCGCCTACGTGTCCGAGACGCCGCTGTTCACGTCCATCATCCGCGAGCAGTACACCGAGGAGTTCATCGAGATCCGCAACCGCACCGACGGCAAACTGGTCACGCTGCTGGAAGTGGTCAGCCCCGCCAACAAGACCACGCCCGCCGGGCGCCAGGCGTACCTCGACGCCCGCCAACAGGCCGTCCACCAGCGGGCCGGGATCGTCGAGATCGACCTCGTCATGCAGGGCAAGCCCACCCTCACCTACTCCCGCGACGGGCTGCCGGAGTACGACTACGCGGTCACCGTGACGCGGTCGAACGCCCCCGACCGCTACGAGATCTACACCGCCACGCTCCAGAAGCGGCTGCCCAAGTTCAAGCTCCCGCTCGCCGCCGACGACCGCGACGCCCTCCTCGACCTCCAGGCCGCGTTCGTCCGCGCGTACGACCTCGGCACCTTCGGCACCCAGATCAACTACAAGGGGCCGCCGCCGCCCGACGTGCCGTTCACCGCGGAATACAAGACCTGGGCCGACGAGTTGCTGAAGCAGATGAAACTCCGCTAA
- a CDS encoding TIGR02996 domain-containing protein, translating to MSDRLAFLRAIRASPDDDTARLAFADWLDEHDDPLGAFVRVQVELEPIRYRIDNPRAVELHRREDELLRHHGDDWIGTNELLTHPSDFGPVFRRGLPDYACLSLDTFLTNGEALFAAHPTLREVALYGIANRCSELTLSPLLAKLDTLEIADWPTEDDAISLSVSPHLDRISRFKLWLGGEPHFLRELVKQANTRWPQEIELVQVYGGFGCFTSHEAERAREQNNEADSFAREANKTRRRKLVRVARPFEQLFPLNGKLNGTLCAGRLPNGNRVLASGSVHHWFLTTFTQEGYCLNTVSRLNGVRYLGVRAGTPEFWLELEASFHEWVSEELQLQPDLIWVREFDSSDVRVALWSYPLGAQLENSGTRRENETEFDWRSRGGNARGWLERRNFVIQNGPEHHADWRGHIHSS from the coding sequence ATGAGCGACCGCCTCGCGTTCCTGCGCGCGATCCGCGCCAGCCCCGACGACGACACCGCCCGGCTCGCGTTCGCCGACTGGCTCGACGAGCACGACGACCCGCTCGGCGCGTTCGTCCGCGTGCAGGTCGAACTCGAACCCATCCGCTACCGCATCGACAACCCCCGAGCCGTTGAACTGCACCGGCGCGAAGACGAGCTGCTCCGCCACCACGGCGACGACTGGATCGGCACTAACGAGTTGCTCACGCACCCGTCGGACTTCGGTCCGGTGTTCCGCCGCGGGCTGCCTGATTATGCGTGCCTGTCGCTCGACACCTTCCTGACCAACGGCGAGGCGCTCTTCGCCGCGCACCCGACGCTCCGCGAAGTCGCACTCTACGGCATCGCCAACCGCTGTTCCGAACTCACCCTGTCCCCGTTGCTCGCGAAGCTCGACACGCTGGAAATCGCCGACTGGCCGACCGAAGACGACGCGATCTCGCTCTCCGTGTCGCCGCACCTGGACCGCATTTCGCGCTTCAAGTTGTGGCTCGGTGGCGAACCGCACTTCCTGCGCGAACTCGTAAAGCAGGCCAACACCCGTTGGCCGCAAGAGATCGAGTTGGTGCAGGTGTACGGCGGTTTCGGGTGCTTCACGTCCCATGAGGCCGAAAGGGCGCGCGAACAGAACAACGAGGCCGACTCCTTCGCCCGTGAAGCTAATAAAACGCGCAGGCGCAAACTGGTTCGGGTGGCGCGCCCGTTCGAGCAGTTGTTTCCGCTCAACGGCAAGTTGAACGGAACACTGTGTGCCGGCCGACTTCCAAATGGGAACCGGGTACTCGCGTCTGGGAGCGTTCACCACTGGTTCCTTACAACGTTCACGCAAGAGGGATACTGCCTGAACACGGTTTCCCGGTTAAACGGCGTTCGCTATCTCGGCGTCCGTGCCGGGACGCCGGAATTTTGGTTGGAGCTCGAAGCCTCGTTCCACGAGTGGGTGAGCGAAGAGTTGCAACTGCAACCCGACCTCATTTGGGTTCGCGAGTTCGACTCGTCGGATGTGCGAGTGGCGTTGTGGTCGTATCCCCTTGGTGCGCAACTCGAAAATTCGGGTACGCGCCGCGAGAACGAAACCGAATTCGACTGGCGGAGCCGAGGCGGTAACGCGCGTGGCTGGCTCGAACGCCGGAACTTCGTCATCCAAAACGGCCCGGAACACCACGCCGACTGGCGCGGGCACATCCATTCATCTTGA